A genome region from Sporichthyaceae bacterium includes the following:
- a CDS encoding response regulator transcription factor: MSERVLRVVVVDDHRLFRSGVRAELDAAADGSVHVVAEAADVAEAVAAVRSHSPDVVLLDVHLPGGGGVAVLREVLGTGSASRFLALSVSDAAEDVIGVIRAGARGYVTKTITGAELADAIRRIADGDAVFSQRLAGFVLDAFTGPGAPGGPAPVVDPELDLLSAREQEVLRLIARGYTYREVAKALFISVKTVETHVSAVLRKLQLSNRHELSRWASDRRLI, translated from the coding sequence ATGAGCGAGCGCGTGCTGCGGGTGGTCGTCGTCGATGACCACCGCCTGTTCCGCAGCGGGGTCCGGGCCGAACTCGATGCGGCCGCCGACGGTTCGGTGCACGTGGTGGCCGAGGCTGCCGACGTCGCCGAAGCGGTGGCTGCGGTCCGGTCGCATTCGCCCGACGTGGTGCTGCTCGACGTGCACTTGCCCGGCGGCGGTGGGGTCGCTGTGCTGCGCGAGGTGTTGGGCACCGGCAGCGCGTCGCGCTTTCTCGCCCTCTCGGTGTCCGACGCGGCCGAAGACGTGATCGGGGTGATCCGCGCCGGCGCCCGTGGTTACGTCACCAAGACCATCACCGGGGCCGAACTGGCTGACGCGATCCGCCGGATCGCAGACGGGGACGCGGTCTTCTCCCAACGACTGGCCGGCTTCGTGCTCGACGCCTTCACCGGGCCGGGCGCGCCCGGAGGCCCGGCGCCGGTGGTCGATCCGGAGCTGGATCTGCTCTCCGCGCGGGAGCAGGAAGTGCTACGGCTGATCGCCCGCGGCTACACCTACAGGGAAGTGGCGAAGGCGCTGTTCATATCGGTGAAGACGGTGGAGACGCACGTCTCGGCGGTGCTGCGCAAACTGCAGCTGTCCAACCGGCACGAGCTGAGCCGCTGGGCCTCGGACCGTCGCCTGATCTGA